CTTGAATTTTTTATGAGGAAACAAGGAGCTATATCTTCTTCATTTGATATTATTGTTGCCTCTGGAAAGAGATCGGCATTGCCGCACGGTGTTGCTAGTGAGAAAGTGATTGAAAAAGGCGAATTAGTTACATTAGACTTTGGTGCTTATTACAAAGGGTATTGTTCAGATATTACGCGTACGGTTGCTGTCGGTGAGCCAGGTGAAGAGCTAAAAACGATCTATGATACGGTATTGCAAGCGCAATTAAAGGGAATGGCAGAAATAAAGCCAGGGATGACTGGGCGCCAAGCAGATGCCATTACGCGCGACTACATTACAGACAAAGGGTACGGAAAATATTTTGGACATTCAACAGGACATGGTCTCGGAATGGAAGTCCATGAAGGTCCATCATTATCTACAAAATCCGAAACCGTTCTTGCACCAGGGATGGTTGTTACAGTGGAACCGGGAATTTATGTGTCAGATGTTGGTGGTACAAGAATTGAAGATGATACGTTAATTACTGAGACTGGTAATCGATCGTTGACATCATCACCTAAGGAATTGTTAATTCTCGGAGAATAAAAAAATAGCGTCTTCAACCATTATTATATGGTATAGTTTAGAAGTGCAGAAAAGTAAACATTTGAGTCTAAAGGTGGAGGAATTTTTTTATGATTTCAGTAAATGATTTTAAAACAGGACTAACGATTGAAGTTGATAATGGCATTTGGCAAGTTATTGACTTCCAACATGTAAAGCCAGGTAAAGGTGCGGCGTTTGTGCGTTCCAAGTTACGAAACTTACGTACAGGTGCGATTCAAGAGAAAACATTCCGTGCAGGTGAAAAAGTGTCTAAAGCACATATTGAGAACCGTCGAATGCAATATTTATATGCGAGTGGTGATGCGCATACATTTATGGACAATGAAACGTTCGACCAAATTGAATTGCAAACCGCTCAAATTGAAAATGAACTGAATTACTTAAAGGAAAATATGGAAGTTCAAATTATCAGTTATCAAGGTGAAACTTTAGGTTTAGAAGTACCAAATACTGTTGAGTTAGAAGTAACTGAAACAGAACCAGGAATTAAAGGCGATACAGCCTCTGGTGGGACGAAGCCAGCTACACTGGAAACTGGCCTTACCGTTCAAGTACCATT
Above is a genomic segment from Desertibacillus haloalkaliphilus containing:
- a CDS encoding M24 family metallopeptidase, encoding MERIEQLRARFNENDIDGLLITSPTNRRYMTNFSGTAGVALVAEKGAVFITDFRYVEQANEQITGFEIVEHRGPITAEVARQVKKLGVKRLGFEQEHMTFGIHHTYQQELDCQLVPVSGIVNELRLRKDQSEIRILEQAAEIADAAFSHITSYIRPGQTELEVSNELEFFMRKQGAISSSFDIIVASGKRSALPHGVASEKVIEKGELVTLDFGAYYKGYCSDITRTVAVGEPGEELKTIYDTVLQAQLKGMAEIKPGMTGRQADAITRDYITDKGYGKYFGHSTGHGLGMEVHEGPSLSTKSETVLAPGMVVTVEPGIYVSDVGGTRIEDDTLITETGNRSLTSSPKELLILGE
- the efp gene encoding elongation factor P; this translates as MISVNDFKTGLTIEVDNGIWQVIDFQHVKPGKGAAFVRSKLRNLRTGAIQEKTFRAGEKVSKAHIENRRMQYLYASGDAHTFMDNETFDQIELQTAQIENELNYLKENMEVQIISYQGETLGLEVPNTVELEVTETEPGIKGDTASGGTKPATLETGLTVQVPFFVNEGEKLIIDTRKGEYVSRA